A section of the Streptomyces sp. NBC_01591 genome encodes:
- a CDS encoding ABC transporter permease, with the protein MAETAPPLPREKRRQKAETPSPPAAGAVVAQHRLSLWQRIKRDRVMLLLTLPGLLYFVVFHYVPLLGYVVAFQDYQPYLGYMHSVWVGFANFSAAFSEPAFWSATFNTLEIALVQLVFFFPIPIALALLLNSIASDRIRRFVQSVVYLPHFIGWVIIVSIFQQILGGAGLLPDVLGGMGLPRYDMMSDPDAFPWLLTLQVAWKDAGWGTIIILAALLNIDKQQYEAAAIDGAGPRRRLWHVTLPGIAPVLILLLILNLGQILSVGFEQILLQRDAVGPDAGEVLDTYVYYHGIKDNDWGVAAAVGLVKAVIGTALVLGANKFAHRLGHEGVYRGADR; encoded by the coding sequence ATGGCTGAAACAGCACCCCCGTTGCCGCGGGAAAAGCGGCGGCAGAAGGCTGAAACACCCTCCCCGCCAGCCGCCGGGGCCGTTGTCGCACAGCACCGGCTGAGCCTCTGGCAGCGGATCAAGCGGGACCGGGTGATGCTGCTGCTCACCCTGCCCGGCCTGCTGTACTTCGTCGTCTTCCACTACGTACCGCTGCTCGGCTATGTCGTGGCGTTCCAGGACTACCAGCCGTACCTCGGCTACATGCACAGCGTCTGGGTGGGCTTCGCCAACTTCTCCGCGGCGTTCAGCGAGCCGGCTTTCTGGTCCGCGACGTTCAACACCCTGGAGATCGCCCTCGTCCAGCTGGTGTTCTTCTTCCCGATCCCGATCGCCCTGGCCCTGCTGCTCAACAGCATCGCCAGCGACCGGATCAGACGCTTCGTACAGAGCGTCGTCTATCTGCCGCACTTCATCGGCTGGGTCATCATCGTCTCGATCTTCCAGCAGATCCTGGGCGGTGCAGGGCTCCTACCCGACGTCCTCGGCGGCATGGGGCTGCCGCGCTACGACATGATGAGCGACCCCGACGCCTTCCCCTGGCTGCTGACCCTCCAGGTCGCCTGGAAGGACGCCGGCTGGGGCACGATCATCATCCTCGCCGCGCTGCTGAACATCGACAAGCAGCAGTACGAGGCCGCCGCCATCGACGGCGCGGGACCGCGACGCCGCCTGTGGCACGTGACCCTGCCGGGCATCGCCCCCGTGCTCATCCTGCTGCTGATCCTCAACCTCGGGCAGATCCTCTCCGTCGGCTTCGAGCAGATCCTGCTCCAGCGCGACGCGGTCGGCCCGGACGCCGGTGAAGTCCTCGACACCTACGTCTACTACCACGGCATCAAGGACAACGACTGGGGCGTCGCCGCCGCCGTCGGACTCGTCAAGGCGGTCATCGGCACCGCACTCGTCCTGGGCGCGAACAAGTTCGCCCACCGACTCGGCCACGAAGGGGTGTACCGCGGTGCTGACCGCTGA